From one Eucalyptus grandis isolate ANBG69807.140 chromosome 9, ASM1654582v1, whole genome shotgun sequence genomic stretch:
- the LOC120288556 gene encoding uncharacterized mitochondrial protein AtMg00810-like, whose amino-acid sequence MGNNDSHVARFKEYLYSTFHIKDLGPPKYFLGIEIARTDKEISLSQRKFVLEIISEAGLSGCRPVVIPIEHNIKLMTHEYDLHSSTSNKDPLLRDSSGYQRLVGKLVYLTMTRPGICYAVQILSQFMHMPKESHMNAALKVVRYLKGCPELGIFLSRECDMGMTAYCDTDYATCPMIRRSITGFCVKLGKSLISWKTKKQSIVSLSSAESEYRAMTKTT is encoded by the coding sequence ATGGGAAACAATGATTCCCATGTTGCAAGATTTAAGGAATATTTGTACTCCACTTTTCACATCAAGGATTTGGGACCTCCCAAatactttcttggcattgaaattgCCAGGACTGATAAAGAAATTTCTCTCAGTCAAAGGAAATTTGTCTTGGAAATCATTTCTGAGGCTGGATTATCAGGGTGCAGGCCAGTAGTAATTCCCATTGAACATAATATCAAGTTGATGACACATGAGTATGATCTTCATTCTTCTACATCAAATAAAGATCCATTACTTAGGGATTCGTCAGGGTATCAGCGACTTGTTGGAAAGCTGGTATATCTTACCATGACAAGACCTGGCATATGTTATGCGGTGCAGATACTCAGCCAATTCATGCATATGCCAAAAGAGTCACACATGAATGCAGCCTTAAAAGTAGTAAGATATTTGAAGGGATGTCCAGAGCTCGGTATATTTTTATCTCGTGAATGTGATATGGGGATGACAGCTTATTGTGACACTGATTATGCTACCTGCCCGATGATTAGGAGATCTATCACCGGCTTTTGTGTTAAATTGGGAAAGTCGTTGATCTcgtggaagacaaagaagcagtcTATCGTATCATTGTCATCTGCTGAATCAGAATATCGAGCCATGACAAAAACTACCTGA